ATCCGCTTGGTCAGTTTCTCTAAATCATGGGTTCTGGGTTTGTAGGAGGTAAGAACAAGGGAAGTGCCAGTGTATAGGTGTTCTGTGGTCTGGTGCAGGCTGAATGCAGCCTCGTTGTTCCAATCTCTTTCAAGCTGAAGCTTGTAAGTTCCAAACAGCCTCTTCGCCTTTGGAAACCAAAGAGCAAGATCCTCTTCCGCTAACTTCTTCTTTATCCCAGGAGTAAGCTTCCTTGCCCGGGCTAATTGGAACCTCTTTGAGTCATAGAGTAAGATGCCTTCTTTTTTGATGTCAGCATAGAAGTATCTGCCAACCGAGAGTTGCTCATTGACATGCTCAATATCTTCAATGATTAAGCTTACAGGGGTAGGGATTTTACGGCTGATCTGATTCTCTATCTTTCCCCAAATCTTAAAATCCTCAGGCTTTTTCTCATCCTTTACGATCACCATAATGTCAAAGTCAGACTCATAGCTGGTAAAGTGCCCCTCTTCTTTATCATAGCGAAAGTCAGAGTCAACAAAGTCTCCCCTGGCATAGCTGCCAAACAGAATAATCATCTCTACCTTGGTGGCATGAGAGATGAGATTGACAATAGTCTCTAACTCCCTCTGTTTTCGAAAAGGAAGATGGTCTAAAGTTGTTTTCATGATAATCCTCAATAATTCAGTAGCCTAACAAGTTATTATATAGTTTTCTTTACTTTAACACAATAGCCTCAAAAAGTCAAGAAAAAATT
The sequence above is a segment of the bacterium genome. Coding sequences within it:
- a CDS encoding HEPN domain-containing protein produces the protein MKTTLDHLPFRKQRELETIVNLISHATKVEMIILFGSYARGDFVDSDFRYDKEEGHFTSYESDFDIMVIVKDEKKPEDFKIWGKIENQISRKIPTPVSLIIEDIEHVNEQLSVGRYFYADIKKEGILLYDSKRFQLARARKLTPGIKKKLAEEDLALWFPKAKRLFGTYKLQLERDWNNEAAFSLHQTTEHLYTGTSLVLTSYKPRTHDLEKLTKRIEKIDEDFCKIFPRKEGEEKRLFELLKKAYVDARYSKNYKITKQELEYLAERVKKLRRLSLKKCREKFKQFEQEIKKA